A section of the Phaseolus vulgaris cultivar G19833 chromosome 8, P. vulgaris v2.0, whole genome shotgun sequence genome encodes:
- the LOC137823889 gene encoding tropinone reductase 1-like, which yields METVSSIFQGKLNILVNNKGLDLSKQIIDNTAEDISTVMATNFESAFHLTQLAHPLLKESGFGNIVFISSIAGVKALPLSSAYSASKGAMNQFTKNVALEWAKDNIRANAVAPGPIWTPLLESVMEKMGRKEYDDNVMSKIPFGRNGEPKEVSSLVAFLCLPAASYITGQILCVDGGFTT from the exons ATGGAAACTGTTTCCTCCATCTTTCAGGGCAAGCTTAACATTCTA GTGAACAATAAAGGGTTAGACCTATCAAAGCAAATAATAGATAACACCGCTGAAGATATATCAACTGTGATGGCTACCAATTTTGAGTCTGCTTTTCATTTGACTCAACTTGCACACCCACTTCTTAAAGAATCTGGATTTGGAAACATTGTATTTATTTCATCCATTGCAGGCGTAAAAGCTCTTCCACTTTCATCTGCATATTCAGCCAGTAAAG GAGCCATGAATCAATTCACCAAGAACGTGGCATTGGAGTGGGCAAAGGATAACATCCGTGCAAATGCTGTAGCACCCGGACCAATTTGGACTCCACTCTTGGAATCAGTCATG GAAAAAATGGGGCGGAAAGAGTATGATGATAATGTTATGTCTAAAATACCTTTTGGTCGTAATGGAGAACCCAAAGAAGTATCATCACTTGTTGCTTTTCTTTGTCTTCCAGCTGCATCATACATTACTGGGCAGATTTTATGTGTGGATGGCGGTTTCACAACTTAA